A single genomic interval of Devosia oryziradicis harbors:
- a CDS encoding MFS transporter: protein MSTAAPTEPSRLAFSYIGFRFFWLTTLLVSFAVQIMSVSIAWQIYDVTGNVFLLGLVGLCLFLPALLLILVTGLTADRFNRRMIMTACLSVELLCALGFLALVNAQAHEVWPIFGILIVLGTARAFWGPAAQSLAPNLVPPEALSNAITVNASAWQFASIMGPAAGGLLYGISPTVAFGTGAALLLISVVCVLLIPKPAQRESHQATSLETIFGGFRYIFSNKVVLGAISLDMFAVLMGGAVALLPVYTKDILHAGPQELGLLRAAPGIGAIAMALFLTRFPIRDHAGKLLFLFVGLFGLFTFIFGLSTTVWISIPALALVGASDMVSVTIRETIMQLWTPEEVRGRVNAVNSVFIGASNELGEFRAGTVAHFIGPVAAVAVGGIGAIAVAIIWSQLFPGLRDQRTLDKKMA from the coding sequence ATGAGCACCGCTGCCCCCACCGAGCCGTCCCGGCTTGCCTTCAGCTATATCGGTTTTCGCTTCTTCTGGCTGACCACCCTGCTGGTCAGCTTTGCGGTGCAGATCATGTCGGTCTCGATTGCCTGGCAGATCTATGACGTGACGGGCAACGTGTTTCTGCTGGGCCTGGTGGGGCTCTGCCTGTTCCTGCCGGCACTGTTGCTCATCCTGGTTACCGGGCTGACCGCCGACCGCTTCAACCGCCGCATGATCATGACGGCCTGCCTGTCGGTTGAACTGCTCTGTGCACTCGGTTTTCTGGCCCTGGTCAATGCGCAGGCGCATGAGGTCTGGCCGATTTTCGGCATCCTGATCGTGCTGGGCACGGCCCGCGCCTTCTGGGGTCCCGCGGCACAGTCGCTGGCGCCCAACCTGGTGCCTCCGGAAGCGCTCAGCAACGCCATCACCGTCAATGCCTCGGCCTGGCAGTTTGCCTCGATCATGGGGCCCGCGGCCGGTGGCCTGCTCTACGGCATCTCGCCGACGGTCGCGTTCGGCACCGGGGCTGCGCTGCTCCTGATATCGGTGGTCTGCGTCCTGCTGATCCCCAAGCCGGCGCAGCGCGAGTCGCACCAGGCGACGAGCCTCGAGACGATCTTCGGCGGTTTCCGCTACATTTTCTCCAACAAGGTCGTGCTGGGTGCCATCTCGCTCGACATGTTTGCAGTGTTGATGGGCGGGGCGGTGGCGCTGCTGCCGGTCTATACCAAGGACATTCTGCATGCCGGCCCGCAGGAGCTGGGTCTCCTGCGCGCCGCGCCGGGTATCGGCGCCATCGCCATGGCGTTGTTCCTGACCCGCTTCCCGATCCGCGACCATGCCGGCAAGCTGCTGTTTCTGTTCGTGGGCCTGTTTGGGCTGTTCACCTTCATCTTCGGGCTCTCGACCACCGTGTGGATTTCCATCCCCGCGCTGGCACTGGTAGGCGCCTCCGACATGGTCAGCGTCACCATCCGCGAGACGATCATGCAGCTGTGGACACCCGAGGAGGTGCGCGGTCGCGTCAATGCCGTGAATTCCGTGTTTATCGGCGCGTCCAATGAATTGGGTGAGTTCCGTGCCGGCACGGTTGCCCACTTCATCGGTCCGGTGGCAGCCGTCGCCGTGGGTGGCATCGGGGCGATCGCGGTGGCCATTATCTGGAGCCAGCTGTTCCCCGGTTTGCGCGACCAGCGGACACTCGACAAAAAGATGGCCTGA
- a CDS encoding SRPBCC domain-containing protein yields the protein MTDTDAVVFECALDAPPEKVWRALTIPEYLERWLKPDKDLDLSVVTAEENKSLTYRWREAGQGAIVGMEDSLLTFELSPTTDGGTWFKLTHAPVALPVAANSNVAGVTMMAA from the coding sequence ATGACCGATACGGATGCGGTGGTATTCGAATGTGCGCTCGATGCGCCGCCCGAAAAGGTCTGGCGGGCGCTGACCATCCCCGAATATCTCGAGCGCTGGCTCAAACCCGATAAGGATCTCGACCTGTCCGTGGTCACGGCGGAGGAGAACAAGAGCCTCACCTATCGCTGGCGCGAAGCCGGGCAGGGGGCGATCGTGGGCATGGAGGATAGCCTCCTTACGTTCGAACTGAGCCCGACGACTGACGGCGGCACCTGGTTCAAGCTAACCCACGCGCCGGTGGCGCTGCCGGTGGCGGCCAACAGCAATGTGGCGGGTGTCACGATGATGGCGGCCTGA
- the grxD gene encoding Grx4 family monothiol glutaredoxin, with the protein MTDINAFIDDKVKNNDVFLFMKGSPDFPQCGFSGQVVQILNYLGLEYGSANVLESAELREGIKAYTNWPTIPQLYVKGEFIGGADIVREMFQAGELQSHLQNAGIPVKQTA; encoded by the coding sequence ATGACCGACATCAACGCCTTCATCGACGACAAGGTGAAGAACAACGACGTGTTCCTCTTCATGAAGGGCTCGCCGGATTTTCCGCAGTGTGGCTTTTCCGGGCAGGTCGTGCAGATCCTGAACTATCTCGGCCTCGAATATGGCAGCGCCAACGTGCTCGAGAGCGCCGAATTGCGTGAGGGCATCAAGGCCTATACCAACTGGCCGACCATCCCGCAGCTGTACGTCAAGGGTGAGTTCATCGGCGGCGCCGACATCGTGCGCGAGATGTTCCAGGCTGGTGAACTTCAGTCCCACCTGCAGAACGCCGGCATCCCGGTCAAGCAAACCGCCTGA
- a CDS encoding DUF6665 family protein: protein MSLRDSLDLIRTVRPDAGTAAIEHEILAERASSLGAAEQRVIKAIAALKGENPDRAQRLAEARQVVWEYFVQRELVGFRKHTDVIQELNIPREVLAGLGAMAKPAR from the coding sequence ATGTCGCTGCGCGACTCGCTCGACCTCATCCGGACCGTCCGGCCCGATGCCGGCACGGCGGCTATCGAGCACGAAATCCTGGCCGAGCGTGCCAGTTCGCTGGGCGCAGCCGAACAGCGCGTCATCAAGGCCATCGCCGCCTTGAAAGGTGAAAATCCAGATCGCGCGCAACGGCTCGCTGAGGCGCGACAGGTCGTTTGGGAATACTTCGTGCAGCGCGAACTGGTCGGCTTCCGCAAGCACACAGACGTGATTCAGGAACTGAACATTCCCCGCGAAGTGCTTGCCGGACTTGGGGCAATGGCCAAACCGGCTCGATGA
- a CDS encoding MFS transporter yields MTSSTLRPAVPLLVLIIAGCIIAAIGNGVRTSFGLFTLPMTADLGLSREQWGMAMAIQNLAWGIAQPFAGAFADRVGTGRTIAAGAALYGLGILGMAFSPNAGLITLTAGIVTGVGIAVCSFSVVMAAFGRSVPMEKRSLIFGVATAASSFGQFAFAPISQGFINAFGWQSALIYLAMAILLIIPLSYALRGRTENTTGQADLPFMQALAKAWGYGSYRLLVIGFFVCGFHLAFINVHMPAYLVQCGLSPEVGSWTIAVIGLFNIVGSLLAGYLGGRLPKQMLLATIYFSRAVAIGLFLLIPVSEVTAYAFAAAMGLLWLSTVPLTAGLVSLFFGARYMGMLYGVAFLSHQIGSFTGVWLGGFVFDQTGSYSIVWYLGIVLGLASAALHIPINERGAPSFALKPA; encoded by the coding sequence ATGACCTCGTCCACGCTTCGCCCCGCAGTTCCCCTGCTCGTGCTGATCATCGCCGGCTGCATCATTGCCGCGATCGGCAACGGCGTACGCACCAGCTTCGGGCTGTTCACCCTGCCCATGACCGCCGATCTGGGTCTGTCGCGGGAGCAGTGGGGCATGGCCATGGCCATCCAGAACCTGGCCTGGGGTATCGCCCAGCCCTTCGCCGGCGCCTTTGCCGATCGGGTCGGCACCGGTCGCACCATCGCTGCAGGCGCGGCGCTCTACGGACTGGGTATCCTCGGCATGGCCTTTTCGCCCAATGCCGGGCTGATCACCTTGACGGCCGGCATCGTCACCGGCGTTGGTATTGCCGTCTGTTCCTTCTCGGTGGTGATGGCTGCCTTCGGCCGCTCGGTGCCGATGGAGAAGCGCTCGCTGATCTTCGGCGTCGCCACCGCTGCGTCATCCTTCGGCCAGTTCGCCTTTGCGCCGATCAGCCAGGGTTTCATCAATGCCTTCGGCTGGCAGTCGGCCCTGATCTATCTGGCCATGGCGATCCTGCTGATCATCCCGCTCAGCTACGCCTTGCGCGGACGCACCGAAAACACCACCGGCCAGGCCGACCTGCCCTTCATGCAGGCACTGGCCAAGGCATGGGGCTATGGCTCCTATCGCCTGCTGGTCATCGGCTTCTTCGTTTGCGGCTTCCACCTGGCCTTCATCAACGTCCATATGCCGGCCTACCTGGTGCAGTGTGGCCTGTCGCCGGAAGTCGGCAGCTGGACCATTGCCGTGATCGGCCTGTTCAATATCGTCGGCTCGCTGCTGGCCGGCTATCTGGGCGGCAGGCTGCCCAAGCAGATGCTGCTGGCCACCATCTATTTCTCGCGCGCCGTGGCGATCGGCCTCTTCCTGCTGATCCCGGTCAGCGAGGTGACAGCCTATGCCTTCGCTGCGGCCATGGGCCTGCTCTGGCTCTCCACCGTGCCACTGACCGCCGGCCTTGTGAGCCTGTTCTTCGGCGCCCGCTACATGGGCATGCTCTATGGCGTCGCTTTCCTCAGCCACCAGATAGGCTCGTTCACCGGGGTCTGGCTGGGTGGCTTCGTGTTTGACCAGACCGGCTCCTACAGCATCGTCTGGTATCTGGGCATCGTGCTGGGCCTGGCTTCGGCGGCGCTCCATATTCCGATCAACGAACGCGGCGCCCCGAGCTTCGCGCTCAAGCCCGCCTGA
- a CDS encoding ATP-dependent Clp protease proteolytic subunit, with translation MRDMMQLVPMVVEQTSRGERSFDIYSRLLRERIIFVNGQFEDTMASLVSAQLLFLEAENPSKPIYLYINSPGGVVTSALAIYDTMQFIRAPVGTLCLGMAASAATIILAAGEAGQRVALPNASIMVHQPSGGYQGKVTDILIHAEESLRLKRRINEIYVKHCGRTYEEVETALERDRYMTAEQAQAWGLVDNVFSDRAQLIGPEPS, from the coding sequence ATGCGCGACATGATGCAGCTCGTCCCTATGGTCGTGGAGCAGACCAGCCGCGGCGAACGGAGTTTTGACATTTATTCCCGCCTGCTGCGGGAGCGGATCATCTTCGTCAATGGCCAGTTCGAGGACACCATGGCCTCGCTGGTGAGCGCGCAGCTGCTGTTTCTCGAAGCGGAAAATCCAAGCAAGCCGATCTATCTCTACATCAACTCGCCCGGTGGCGTGGTCACGTCGGCGCTGGCCATCTACGATACGATGCAGTTCATTAGGGCGCCGGTCGGTACGCTGTGCCTGGGCATGGCGGCCTCGGCGGCGACGATCATTCTTGCCGCGGGCGAAGCCGGGCAGCGCGTGGCCCTGCCCAATGCCTCGATCATGGTGCATCAGCCGTCCGGCGGCTACCAGGGCAAGGTGACCGATATCCTGATCCATGCCGAAGAAAGCCTTCGGCTCAAGCGTCGGATCAACGAGATCTATGTCAAGCATTGCGGCCGGACCTATGAGGAGGTCGAGACGGCCCTCGAACGCGACCGCTACATGACGGCCGAGCAGGCCCAGGCATGGGGGCTGGTCGACAACGTCTTCAGTGACCGCGCCCAGCTGATAGGGCCGGAGCCCTCATAA
- a CDS encoding inositol monophosphatase family protein has translation MALANILRDASRQESLPRFRRLDASMVQTKTEAIDLVTEADIATENVIKSRVAAWMPQALFVGEESMAADPALLPRLANADLAIVVDPIDGTANYAAGLPLFACMAAVVSGGQTVAGIIYDPMGDDWVMAEKGSGAWLRRPNGEAVRLHVAAPLPLAEMVGMASVAYMPRESRPTVLQNTDKVRLLSNFRCAGHEYRTLVSGHGQFLCYNKLMPWDHLAGVLIAQEAGAYAARLDGQPYLPSHVDGGLLVAMNRDAWDELRREVFVF, from the coding sequence ATGGCTCTGGCCAATATCCTCCGCGATGCGTCGCGGCAGGAATCCCTGCCACGGTTCCGCCGGCTGGATGCCTCGATGGTGCAGACGAAGACGGAGGCCATCGACCTCGTCACAGAGGCGGATATTGCCACTGAAAACGTCATCAAGTCCCGGGTTGCCGCGTGGATGCCGCAGGCGCTCTTTGTCGGCGAGGAATCGATGGCGGCCGATCCGGCACTGCTGCCCCGGCTGGCAAACGCCGACCTTGCCATCGTCGTCGATCCCATCGACGGCACCGCCAACTATGCCGCCGGCCTGCCGCTCTTCGCTTGCATGGCCGCAGTTGTCTCGGGCGGCCAGACGGTCGCAGGCATCATCTATGACCCAATGGGCGATGACTGGGTGATGGCCGAGAAGGGCAGCGGCGCCTGGCTGCGTCGGCCCAATGGCGAAGCGGTTCGCCTGCATGTCGCCGCGCCGCTCCCCCTGGCCGAGATGGTGGGCATGGCGTCGGTCGCCTACATGCCGCGCGAGTCGCGCCCAACCGTGCTGCAGAATACCGACAAGGTTCGGTTGCTCTCGAACTTCCGCTGCGCTGGCCACGAATACCGCACGCTGGTTTCCGGCCATGGCCAGTTCCTCTGCTACAACAAGCTGATGCCGTGGGACCACCTTGCCGGGGTGTTGATCGCCCAGGAAGCCGGCGCCTATGCCGCGCGGCTGGATGGCCAGCCCTACCTGCCCAGCCATGTCGATGGCGGCCTGCTGGTCGCGATGAACCGTGACGCCTGGGATGAGCTGCGGCGCGAAGTGTTCGTGTTCTAG
- a CDS encoding peptide transporter, translating into MFRSFFPVPKIFFSSAVIWMLLTTLLYQFAGDPVRSVISIDRFLAPAICAPAAVPADQATVADDAVPDPVAGAAVTDPNAPATTESAAPPAAVATTNCVAEDASFLNGGRIWEYWYIFLCTVAFCAFWYVYKRNEWYWWSVVGSAVLFLATYSQVQLQAFINFWQGGFFDVLQGALSEPGSVTPEEYWPYVITLMAVLLPNIIFLVMLAFFNSHYVFRWRKAMTSYYMQYWDRVRTVEGAAQRVQEDTMRFASIVEDLGTSFLDSLLTLVVFLPILWGLSTHITQLYGFEGVPGNLVWVALVVAAFGTGLLWLVGIRLPGLNFENQKVEAALRKELVYGEDHADRADPPTFRELFANVQKNYFRLYFHYTYFNLARYAYLQVAGYVPLLTLSPSVLAGTITLGIYQQVQQAFGQVASSFQFFARAWTTIVELQSIYMRLRKFESFIPKDQEPIKEQLGDAATT; encoded by the coding sequence GTGTTTCGATCCTTCTTCCCTGTTCCCAAGATATTCTTCAGCTCCGCCGTCATCTGGATGCTGCTGACGACGCTGCTGTACCAATTCGCCGGCGACCCCGTTCGCTCGGTCATCAGTATCGACCGCTTCCTCGCGCCGGCCATCTGCGCGCCGGCTGCCGTTCCGGCCGATCAGGCGACCGTGGCCGACGATGCTGTGCCTGACCCAGTCGCAGGCGCCGCCGTGACCGATCCGAACGCCCCCGCCACCACCGAAAGCGCCGCACCGCCCGCCGCCGTCGCGACCACCAACTGCGTGGCCGAAGACGCCAGCTTCCTCAATGGCGGCCGCATCTGGGAATACTGGTACATCTTCCTGTGCACCGTGGCCTTCTGCGCCTTCTGGTATGTGTACAAGCGCAACGAATGGTACTGGTGGAGTGTGGTAGGAAGCGCGGTGCTGTTCCTTGCGACATACAGCCAGGTCCAGCTTCAGGCGTTCATCAACTTCTGGCAGGGCGGCTTCTTCGACGTGCTGCAGGGCGCCTTGAGCGAGCCGGGGTCGGTGACGCCGGAGGAATACTGGCCCTATGTCATCACCCTGATGGCCGTGCTGCTGCCCAACATCATCTTCCTGGTGATGCTGGCCTTCTTCAATTCCCACTATGTGTTTCGCTGGCGTAAGGCGATGACGTCCTACTACATGCAGTATTGGGACCGCGTGCGCACCGTGGAAGGCGCTGCCCAGCGTGTGCAGGAAGACACGATGCGGTTCGCGTCCATCGTGGAAGACCTGGGCACGAGTTTTCTCGACAGCCTGCTGACACTGGTGGTGTTCCTGCCCATCCTTTGGGGGCTTTCGACCCACATCACGCAGCTTTATGGCTTCGAGGGTGTGCCTGGCAACCTAGTCTGGGTCGCGCTCGTGGTGGCTGCCTTCGGTACGGGCCTGCTGTGGCTCGTCGGCATTCGCCTTCCTGGCCTCAATTTCGAGAACCAGAAGGTCGAAGCCGCGCTCCGCAAGGAGCTCGTGTATGGCGAGGACCATGCGGACCGGGCCGATCCGCCGACCTTCCGTGAGCTCTTTGCCAATGTGCAGAAGAACTACTTCCGGCTCTATTTCCACTACACCTACTTCAACCTGGCCCGCTACGCGTATCTCCAGGTGGCCGGCTACGTGCCTCTGTTGACGCTATCGCCTTCGGTGCTGGCAGGAACGATTACCCTGGGCATCTACCAACAGGTGCAGCAGGCTTTCGGCCAGGTGGCGAGCTCGTTCCAGTTTTTCGCCCGCGCCTGGACGACGATCGTCGAGCTGCAGTCGATCTACATGCGCCTGCGGAAGTTCGAGAGCTTCATCCCGAAGGATCAGGAGCCGATCAAGGAACAGCTCGGCGACGCGGCAACGACCTAG
- a CDS encoding multidrug effflux MFS transporter translates to MVRAILRRLSPLARLFRDQFPMSDHFTRVLSRPEFIALMAALMALNALAIDVMLPALPYMGEALAVTSENERQYVVSAYMLGMGIAVLAFGPLTDRFGRRGPLLVGMGIYILAAIAAIFAPTFGVLLVLRFIQGAGAASVRVIATAVVRDRYSGREMAEVMSLTFMVFMAIPIIAPGIGQVILIFGEWHYIFLFMGLLAAAFWAWTFVRLPETLPVDQRRPLSIKAVLDGFRLVFTNRVAISYGMAGTFLFGALFGFISSSQQIYVDIYGLGIWFPAAFAAMAGLMAISSFTNSKIVRRLGMRRLSHGAMLSFTIVSGIWLAFALSGFLPLWLFFPLLAIIMFSFGWAASNMNSLSMEPLGAVAGTAAAVFGFIQTVGGALIGSYTGQHFNGTTVPAATGYVVMGVLALICILIAEKGRLFGVGEKYAHADAVPVGEH, encoded by the coding sequence ATGGTCCGCGCCATACTCCGGCGCCTGTCTCCCCTGGCGCGACTATTCCGAGATCAATTTCCAATGTCCGATCATTTCACGCGGGTTCTCTCGCGCCCCGAATTCATTGCGCTGATGGCTGCCCTGATGGCGCTCAATGCCCTTGCCATCGACGTCATGCTCCCGGCCCTGCCCTATATGGGCGAGGCCCTTGCCGTCACCAGCGAGAATGAACGTCAGTATGTCGTGTCGGCCTACATGCTCGGCATGGGCATTGCCGTGCTGGCCTTCGGCCCGCTGACCGACCGCTTCGGCCGCCGTGGCCCGCTGCTGGTGGGAATGGGCATCTATATTCTGGCCGCCATCGCCGCCATTTTTGCGCCTACGTTCGGCGTGCTTCTCGTTCTGCGCTTTATCCAGGGCGCCGGCGCGGCCAGCGTGCGCGTCATCGCCACCGCCGTGGTCCGCGACCGCTATTCGGGCCGCGAAATGGCGGAGGTCATGTCGCTCACCTTCATGGTGTTCATGGCCATCCCGATCATCGCGCCCGGCATCGGCCAGGTCATCCTCATCTTCGGCGAGTGGCACTATATCTTCCTGTTCATGGGCCTGCTTGCCGCGGCGTTCTGGGCCTGGACCTTCGTTCGCCTGCCCGAGACGCTGCCGGTCGATCAGCGCCGTCCGTTGAGCATCAAGGCGGTTCTCGATGGCTTCCGCCTGGTCTTCACCAACCGTGTCGCCATCTCCTATGGCATGGCCGGCACCTTCCTGTTCGGGGCCCTGTTCGGCTTCATCAGCTCGAGCCAGCAAATCTATGTCGACATCTACGGCCTGGGCATCTGGTTCCCGGCCGCCTTTGCCGCCATGGCCGGGTTGATGGCCATCTCGTCCTTCACCAACTCCAAGATCGTGCGTCGGCTCGGCATGCGCCGGCTGTCGCATGGCGCCATGCTGAGCTTCACCATTGTCAGCGGCATCTGGCTCGCCTTCGCGCTCAGCGGCTTCCTACCGCTCTGGCTGTTCTTCCCGCTGCTGGCGATCATCATGTTCAGCTTCGGCTGGGCCGCCTCGAACATGAACTCGCTGTCCATGGAGCCGCTTGGCGCCGTAGCCGGCACGGCCGCCGCCGTGTTCGGCTTCATCCAGACGGTCGGCGGCGCGCTGATCGGCAGCTATACCGGCCAGCATTTCAACGGCACCACGGTGCCGGCGGCAACCGGCTATGTCGTCATGGGCGTGCTGGCTCTGATCTGCATCCTCATCGCCGAAAAGGGCCGCCTGTTCGGCGTGGGCGAAAAGTATGCCCATGCCGACGCAGTGCCCGTGGGCGAACACTAA
- a CDS encoding YciI family protein — protein MQPTNFLYLLTPPRPTFLRDATPEEMAIMGKHRAYLEAAAASGRLMVAGPTLDGVYGVGILTTGNVAEAESFAAGDPVVSSGLMQYRLHPWMASIRAPGL, from the coding sequence ATGCAGCCGACCAACTTCCTGTATTTGTTGACACCGCCCCGCCCGACCTTCCTGCGGGACGCCACCCCTGAGGAAATGGCCATCATGGGCAAGCATCGCGCCTATCTCGAGGCTGCGGCCGCGAGTGGCCGCCTGATGGTGGCCGGGCCGACGCTCGATGGCGTCTATGGCGTGGGCATATTGACCACTGGCAACGTTGCCGAAGCTGAAAGCTTTGCGGCCGGCGATCCGGTGGTCAGTTCCGGGCTCATGCAATATCGGCTCCATCCCTGGATGGCCAGCATTCGCGCGCCCGGTTTGTGA
- a CDS encoding ArsR/SmtB family transcription factor, which produces MNDVDIFKVLADPTRRAVLERLASSEMTATELREGFAISQPAMSQHLAVLRGAGLISERREGRFVNYRVEAQGMAPLHEWLARYRAFWPSRIDGLKDLLKEMDQ; this is translated from the coding sequence ATGAACGACGTGGATATCTTCAAAGTGCTTGCCGACCCGACCCGCCGCGCGGTGCTCGAACGGCTGGCGTCATCGGAAATGACGGCAACCGAGTTGCGCGAGGGCTTTGCCATTTCGCAGCCGGCGATGAGTCAGCATCTTGCCGTGTTGCGCGGCGCGGGGCTCATCAGCGAGCGGCGTGAAGGCCGTTTCGTCAATTATCGCGTCGAGGCGCAAGGCATGGCGCCGCTGCATGAATGGCTCGCGCGCTACCGGGCGTTCTGGCCGAGCCGGATCGACGGGCTCAAGGACTTGCTCAAGGAGATGGATCAATGA
- the ttcA gene encoding tRNA 2-thiocytidine(32) synthetase TtcA translates to MSAVMETPVDEAETGGHPIYAHAPRSGEFNKLRKRLIRNTREALDKFSMVRPGEKWLVALSGGKDSYGLLALLLDLKWRGMLPVKLVACNLDQGQPNFPKHILPEFLAGLGIPHRIEYRDTYSIVTQKLPVGATYCSLCSRLRRGNLYRIAREEGCTALVLGHHRDDSLETFFMNMFHGGRLAAMPPRLLNDEGDLEVLRPLIYCAEDDLQRFSDAMAFPIIPCDLCGSQDGLERNAMKAMLNDIEKRMPGRKDVMIRALGNVNASHMLDTRLFDFASLFDKRTAP, encoded by the coding sequence ATGAGTGCGGTCATGGAGACCCCGGTCGACGAAGCCGAAACCGGCGGGCACCCGATCTATGCGCATGCCCCGCGCAGCGGCGAGTTCAACAAGCTCCGCAAGCGGCTGATCCGCAATACGCGCGAGGCACTGGACAAGTTCTCGATGGTGCGGCCGGGCGAGAAGTGGCTGGTGGCGCTCAGCGGCGGCAAGGACAGCTATGGCCTCCTGGCGCTGCTGCTCGACCTCAAATGGCGCGGCATGCTGCCCGTAAAACTGGTGGCCTGCAACCTCGACCAGGGCCAGCCCAACTTCCCTAAGCATATCCTGCCCGAATTCCTCGCCGGCCTCGGCATTCCGCATCGGATCGAGTATCGCGACACCTATTCGATCGTGACCCAGAAGCTGCCGGTGGGGGCGACCTATTGCTCGCTCTGTTCGCGGCTACGGCGTGGCAATCTTTACCGCATCGCGCGGGAGGAGGGCTGTACGGCTCTGGTGCTCGGCCACCATCGCGACGACAGTCTCGAAACCTTCTTCATGAACATGTTCCATGGCGGGCGGCTGGCCGCCATGCCGCCGCGCCTGCTCAACGACGAGGGCGACCTCGAAGTGCTGCGCCCGCTGATCTATTGCGCCGAGGACGACCTGCAGCGCTTCTCCGATGCCATGGCCTTTCCCATCATCCCCTGCGACCTGTGCGGCAGCCAGGATGGGCTCGAGCGCAACGCCATGAAGGCGATGCTCAATGACATCGAAAAGCGTATGCCCGGTCGCAAGGATGTCATGATCCGCGCGCTCGGCAACGTCAACGCCAGCCACATGCTGGACACCAGGCTGTTCGATTTCGCCAGCTTGTTCGACAAGAGGACTGCACCTTGA
- a CDS encoding HAD family hydrolase, protein MTRAVLFDVDGVLVHGYHTNPARVRAWDATLLADTGVDPERFRQEFIFDIFIKRVIIGQMSLIDALERRLPGLGYRGSPMAFAQYWLRKDSVLNEPLLDVVRQLRAHGEIRLYIATNQEHLRANWLWSHMGLSELFEDIFYAARIGVQKPDPKFFDFIEHRIGPQSEPPLFFDDSPKVVAGARNHGWEAIEFDTVEDCTSHPWIAQRLAGD, encoded by the coding sequence ATGACCCGCGCGGTGCTGTTCGACGTCGATGGCGTGCTGGTGCATGGCTATCACACCAACCCCGCCCGGGTTCGAGCCTGGGACGCGACGCTGCTCGCAGACACCGGCGTCGATCCCGAACGCTTTCGCCAGGAATTCATCTTCGACATTTTCATCAAGCGGGTCATCATCGGCCAGATGTCGCTCATCGATGCTCTGGAGCGGCGACTGCCAGGTCTGGGTTACCGGGGCTCACCGATGGCCTTCGCGCAATACTGGCTGCGCAAGGACAGTGTGCTCAACGAGCCGTTGCTTGACGTGGTTCGCCAACTCAGGGCCCATGGCGAGATCAGGCTCTATATTGCCACCAACCAGGAACACCTGCGGGCCAACTGGCTGTGGAGTCATATGGGGCTGTCGGAGCTATTCGAGGACATCTTCTACGCGGCTCGCATTGGCGTTCAGAAGCCGGATCCGAAGTTCTTCGACTTCATCGAACATCGCATTGGCCCGCAATCCGAGCCTCCGCTCTTTTTCGACGACTCGCCCAAGGTCGTGGCCGGCGCGCGCAATCATGGCTGGGAGGCCATCGAGTTCGATACGGTGGAGGATTGCACCAGTCATCCCTGGATTGCGCAGCGGCTGGCAGGCGACTAA
- the rpsD gene encoding 30S ribosomal protein S4 — protein MSKRHSVKYKIDRRLGENIWGRPKSPLNARAYGPGQHGQRRKGKLSDYGLQLRAKQKLKGYYGSVTEKAFKRLYTEAARVKGDTGENLIGLLESRLDAIVYRAKFVATVFAARQFVSHGHILVNGKRVNIPSYQVKVGDKVEVRERSKQLAVLIEATQLGERDVPDYVEVDHNKMVATFVRVPGLSDVPYPVQMEPNLVVEFYSR, from the coding sequence ATGTCGAAGCGTCATTCAGTCAAGTACAAGATCGATCGCCGCCTGGGCGAAAACATCTGGGGCCGTCCGAAGTCCCCGCTCAACGCTCGTGCCTATGGCCCCGGCCAGCATGGCCAGCGCCGCAAGGGCAAGCTCAGCGACTACGGTCTGCAGCTGCGCGCCAAGCAGAAGCTCAAGGGCTACTATGGTTCGGTGACCGAAAAGGCGTTCAAGCGCCTCTACACCGAAGCCGCCCGCGTCAAGGGTGATACCGGCGAGAACCTGATCGGCCTGCTCGAATCGCGCCTGGACGCCATCGTCTACCGCGCCAAGTTCGTCGCCACCGTGTTCGCTGCGCGCCAGTTCGTGTCGCATGGCCACATCCTGGTCAACGGCAAGCGCGTCAACATCCCGTCCTACCAGGTCAAGGTTGGCGACAAGGTCGAAGTGCGCGAGCGCTCCAAGCAGCTCGCCGTGCTGATCGAAGCCACCCAGCTGGGTGAGCGCGACGTGCCGGACTATGTCGAAGTCGACCACAACAAGATGGTCGCCACCTTCGTCCGCGTTCCGGGCCTCAGCGATGTGCCGTATCCGGTCCAGATGGAGCCGAACCTGGTCGTCGAATTCTACTCGCGCTAA